Proteins from one Chaetodon auriga isolate fChaAug3 chromosome 19, fChaAug3.hap1, whole genome shotgun sequence genomic window:
- the psmb10 gene encoding proteasome subunit beta type-10 has translation MLHSLKPCELQAGGFSFENSRRNVVLEANFSELGYKAPGARKTGTTIAGIVYKDGVILGADTRATDDMVVADKNCMKIHYIAPKIYCCGAGVAADAEITTQIMSSNVELHTLNTGRPPRVAMVTRQLKQMLFRYQGHVGSSLIVGGVDVTGAHLYSVYPHGSYDKLPFLTMGSGAAAAVSVFEDRFKPNMELEEAKQLVQDAITAGIFCDLGSGSNVDLCVITEAGVDYLRGYDKPTTKGKREGQYRYKPGTTAVLTKTVTPLSLDVVSESVQIMHTE, from the exons ATGCTTCACAGTCTGAAGCCCTGCGAGCTGCAGGCTGGAGGGTTCAGCTTTGAAAACAGCCGCAG AAATGTAGTGTTGGAGGCCAATTTTTCAGAGCTTGGTTACAAAGCCCCCGGTGCCAGAAAGACAGGGACAACCATCGCTGGGATTGTTTACAAG GATGGTGTGATCCTGGGAGCAGACACCAGGGCTACAGACGACATGGTGGTGGCTGACAAAAACTGCATGAAGATCCATTACATTGCTCCAAAGATCTA CTGTTGTGGCGCCGGCGTGGCTGCAGACGCAGAGATCACCACACAGATCATGTCATCCAACGTGGAACTGCACACGCTCAACACGGGGCGACCTCCCCGCGTTGCCATGGTAACCAGACAGCTGAAACAGATGCTGTTCAG ATACCAGGGTCACGTCGGTTCATCTCTGATCGTTGGAGGAGTCGATGTGACTGGAGCTCACCTGTACAGTGTTTACCCCCATGGCTCCTACGACAAGCTGCCTTTCCTTACCATgg gctctggagctgcagctgctgtctctgtttttgAGGACAGGTTCAAACCAAACATGGAG ctggaggaggcaAAGCAGCTTGTACAAGATGCCATCACTGCAGGGATTTTCTGTGACCTGGGTTCAGGCAGCAATGTGGACTTGTGTGTCATCACTGAAGCTGGAGTGGACTACCTGCGAGGCTACGACAAGCCCACGACGAAGGGGAAGAG AGAGGGACAGTACAGGTATAAGCCCGGCACCACGGCTGTCCTGACCAAAACTGTGACCCCGCTCTCTCTGGATGTGGTCAGCGAATCTGTCCAGATCATGCACACTgaataa
- the cenpa gene encoding histone H3-like centromeric protein A produces MRHETSASRRKGKAPQRRPPQPDPKSATSRSPRRSGVSKQPPASPKKRRFRPGTRALMEIRKYQKSTDLLLRKRPFSRLVREVCESFSREALRWQVYALLALQEAAEAFLVLLFSDANLCAIHAKRVTLFPRDIQLARRIRGVDNL; encoded by the exons ATGCGTCATGAAACATCTGCCAGCCGTCGGAAGGGGAAAGCGCCCCAACGTCGGCCCCCGCAGCCAGACCCAAAGTCTGCGACATCCAGGAGCCCAAGACGGAGTGGAGTGTCAA AGCAGCCTCCCGCGTCTCCCAAGAAAAGAAGGTTCCGTCCAGGAACCAGGGCCTTAATGGAGATCCGCAAGTACCAGAAGAGCACAGATCTGCTGCTCAGGAAGAGACCCTTCTCTCGCCTG GTTCGTGAGGTGTGCGAGAGTTTTTCCAGAGAGGCTCTCAGGTGGCAGGTCTACGCTCTTCTTGCCCTGCAGGAG GCTGCAGAGGCATTTCTTGTCTTGTTATTCTCAGACGCCAACCTATGCGCCATCCACGCCAAGCGGGTCACCCTGTTCCCCCGTGACATTCAGCTGGCCAGGAGGATACGCGGGGTGGATAACCTGTGA
- the dcp2 gene encoding m7GpppN-mRNA hydrolase isoform X1 → MFSTNMETKRVEIPSDVLDDLCSRFILHIPSEERDNAIRVCFQIELAHWFYLDFCMQNLPGAPHCGIRDFAKAVFHHCPFLLPHGEDVQKVLEQWKEYKMGVPTYGAIILDESLENVLLVQGYLAKSGWGFPKGKVNEDEAPHDCAVREVLEETGFDIKNRICKDMYIEQKITDQLVRLYIIPGVSKDTKFNPKTRKEIRNIEWFPIEKLPCHRNDMTPKSKLGLAPNRFFMAIPFIRPLREWLSRLKGESTDSDEDFTNNGNTPCKPSDNARSKSRRLTGTDAFPGDGWAKHKQQKALGQLSQYELNQNPNLKGNGKKCQDSPYVKKGASDNGAGNHQVKILLKEDKRIQPRRLQDSFERDLAPCSSMDDQTIHSRVCEHLLSSKAFLNFRFDRDAIMKCFDY, encoded by the exons ATGTTTTCAACCAATATGGAAACAAAAAGAGTGGAGATCCCCTCCGACGTACTGGACGACCTCTGCAG CCGGTTCATCCTGCACATCCCCAGTGAGGAGAGGGACAACGCTATCCGGGTGTGCTTCCAGATCGAGCTGGCCCACTGGTTCTACCTGGACTTTTGCATGCAGAACCTTCCAGGAGCTCCTCACTGTGGGATAAGAGACTTTGCCAAAGCAG TCTTCCATCACTGTCCGTTTCTTTTGCCTCATGGAGAGGACGTGCAGAAAGTCCTGGAGCAGTGGAAGGAGTATAAGATGGGTGTACCTACCTATGGAGCAATAATTCTAGATGAATCGCTAGAAAAC GTTCTGCTTGTTCAGGGCTACCTTGCAAAGTCAGGCTGGGGCTTTCCAAAGGGGAAAGTTAATGAGGATGAAGCTCCTCATGACTGTGCAGTTCGTGAA GTGTTGGAGGAGACGGGCTTTGACATCAAGAATCGCATCTGCAAAGACATGTACATAGAGCAGAAAATCACTGACCAGCTCGTGCGCCTCTACATTATACCAGGAGTGTCAAAGGATACCAAGTTCAACCCCAAAACTAGGAAGGAGATCAGG AACATTGAATGGTTTCCTATTGAGAAGCTGCCATGTCATAGGAATGACATGACCCCGAAGTCTAAACTTGGACTTGCCCCCAACAGGTTTTTCATGGCTATTCCATTCATAAG ACCGCTGCGAGAATGGCTCAGCAGGCTGAAAGGCGAGTCAACAGACAGTGATGAGGACTTCACAAACAACGGCAACACTCCATGCAAACCCTCAGACAATGCTCG GTCAAAATCCCGTCGCCTCACAGGTACAGATGCATTTCCAGGAGATGGTTGGGcgaaacacaagcagcagaagGCTCTGGGCCAGCTGAGCCAGTATGAGCTGAACCAG AACCCAAACTTGAAAGGCAATGGGAAGAAATGTCAGGACTCGCCTTATGTGAAGAAAGGAGCCAGTGACAATGGAGCTGGCAACCACCAGGTGAAAATCCTACTA AAAGAAGATAAAAGAATCCAACCCAGAAGACTGCAAGACAGTTTTGAGAGAG ATTTGGCTCCATGCAGTTCCATGGATGACCAGACCATCCACAGCAGAGTCTGTGAGCACCTGCTGTCCTCCAAGGCTTTCCTCAACTTCAGATTTGACCGAGACGCcatcatgaaatgttttgactACTGA
- the dcp2 gene encoding m7GpppN-mRNA hydrolase isoform X2, producing the protein MFSTNMETKRVEIPSDVLDDLCSRFILHIPSEERDNAIRVCFQIELAHWFYLDFCMQNLPGAPHCGIRDFAKAVFHHCPFLLPHGEDVQKVLEQWKEYKMGVPTYGAIILDESLENVLLVQGYLAKSGWGFPKGKVNEDEAPHDCAVREVLEETGFDIKNRICKDMYIEQKITDQLVRLYIIPGVSKDTKFNPKTRKEIRNIEWFPIEKLPCHRNDMTPKSKLGLAPNRFFMAIPFIRPLREWLSRLKGESTDSDEDFTNNGNTPCKPSDNARSKSRRLTGTDAFPGDGWAKHKQQKALGQLSQYELNQNPNLKGNGKKCQDSPYVKKGASDNGAGNHQKEDKRIQPRRLQDSFERDLAPCSSMDDQTIHSRVCEHLLSSKAFLNFRFDRDAIMKCFDY; encoded by the exons ATGTTTTCAACCAATATGGAAACAAAAAGAGTGGAGATCCCCTCCGACGTACTGGACGACCTCTGCAG CCGGTTCATCCTGCACATCCCCAGTGAGGAGAGGGACAACGCTATCCGGGTGTGCTTCCAGATCGAGCTGGCCCACTGGTTCTACCTGGACTTTTGCATGCAGAACCTTCCAGGAGCTCCTCACTGTGGGATAAGAGACTTTGCCAAAGCAG TCTTCCATCACTGTCCGTTTCTTTTGCCTCATGGAGAGGACGTGCAGAAAGTCCTGGAGCAGTGGAAGGAGTATAAGATGGGTGTACCTACCTATGGAGCAATAATTCTAGATGAATCGCTAGAAAAC GTTCTGCTTGTTCAGGGCTACCTTGCAAAGTCAGGCTGGGGCTTTCCAAAGGGGAAAGTTAATGAGGATGAAGCTCCTCATGACTGTGCAGTTCGTGAA GTGTTGGAGGAGACGGGCTTTGACATCAAGAATCGCATCTGCAAAGACATGTACATAGAGCAGAAAATCACTGACCAGCTCGTGCGCCTCTACATTATACCAGGAGTGTCAAAGGATACCAAGTTCAACCCCAAAACTAGGAAGGAGATCAGG AACATTGAATGGTTTCCTATTGAGAAGCTGCCATGTCATAGGAATGACATGACCCCGAAGTCTAAACTTGGACTTGCCCCCAACAGGTTTTTCATGGCTATTCCATTCATAAG ACCGCTGCGAGAATGGCTCAGCAGGCTGAAAGGCGAGTCAACAGACAGTGATGAGGACTTCACAAACAACGGCAACACTCCATGCAAACCCTCAGACAATGCTCG GTCAAAATCCCGTCGCCTCACAGGTACAGATGCATTTCCAGGAGATGGTTGGGcgaaacacaagcagcagaagGCTCTGGGCCAGCTGAGCCAGTATGAGCTGAACCAG AACCCAAACTTGAAAGGCAATGGGAAGAAATGTCAGGACTCGCCTTATGTGAAGAAAGGAGCCAGTGACAATGGAGCTGGCAACCACCAG AAAGAAGATAAAAGAATCCAACCCAGAAGACTGCAAGACAGTTTTGAGAGAG ATTTGGCTCCATGCAGTTCCATGGATGACCAGACCATCCACAGCAGAGTCTGTGAGCACCTGCTGTCCTCCAAGGCTTTCCTCAACTTCAGATTTGACCGAGACGCcatcatgaaatgttttgactACTGA